A portion of the Thermosediminibacter oceani DSM 16646 genome contains these proteins:
- a CDS encoding DUF6706 family protein — protein MTNLERLKIELKGINLSDDELICYLMEADLDFNSEYTAANKRKIYQAALSALNSIANDPSGMKNYKTDDITITQFADNIQNRIDQLERQIRQMAIDTTQNSDYFMLFAN, from the coding sequence ATGACTAACCTAGAGCGTCTTAAAATAGAACTCAAAGGCATAAATCTATCCGATGATGAATTAATTTGTTACCTAATGGAAGCCGATCTTGATTTCAATTCCGAATACACCGCCGCTAACAAGCGTAAAATCTACCAGGCCGCTTTATCGGCACTAAATAGCATTGCCAATGACCCTTCTGGAATGAAAAACTATAAAACAGACGATATAACTATTACTCAATTCGCCGATAATATACAAAATCGCATAGACCAATTAGAGCGACAGATAAGGCAAATGGCAATTGATACTACCCAAAATAGCGATTATTTCATGTTGTTTGCTAATTAG
- a CDS encoding TM1266 family iron-only hydrogenase system putative regulator: MTTGGKRLSVVGIIVFDRENSAAKVNEILSKFSDLIIGRMGIPYRERGISVIALIVDATTDELGALTGQLGRVPGVKVKSAVTA; the protein is encoded by the coding sequence ATGACGACCGGGGGAAAGAGACTGTCGGTAGTGGGGATAATAGTGTTTGATAGAGAAAATTCAGCGGCCAAGGTGAACGAGATACTTTCAAAATTCAGTGATTTGATAATAGGAAGGATGGGGATCCCGTACAGGGAAAGAGGTATTTCGGTTATAGCCCTTATAGTGGATGCTACTACTGATGAACTCGGGGCTCTTACCGGCCAGCTGGGCAGAGTGCCGGGAGTAAAGGTGAAATCTGCTGTGACCGCCTAA
- a CDS encoding DivIVA domain-containing protein: MILTPLDIQKKEFRKSFRGYSEDEVKDFLEKVTQSYEKIYRENQDLKEEVKFLKEKLQGYQEMESTLKKAIILAEKAAEDLRKNAEREKELILKSARSKAMEMMGRAEARYNAINDQYEEVKRQFMLFKTRFLNFLQSQIDLINAIVIEEEDLEKQPDKAEEYIEQAAAGRDFENEETEEEGTIRDKVAKLRSDAENDDRGKETVGSGDNSV, encoded by the coding sequence ATGATCTTGACTCCGCTTGACATCCAGAAAAAAGAATTCCGGAAGTCCTTTAGGGGGTACAGCGAGGACGAAGTTAAGGACTTCCTGGAAAAGGTGACCCAAAGCTATGAGAAAATATACAGGGAAAATCAGGATTTAAAAGAAGAGGTCAAGTTTTTGAAGGAAAAACTTCAGGGATACCAGGAAATGGAATCCACCCTCAAAAAAGCCATTATACTCGCTGAAAAGGCCGCCGAAGATCTCAGAAAAAATGCGGAAAGGGAGAAGGAACTTATATTAAAGAGCGCAAGATCGAAAGCGATGGAGATGATGGGTAGAGCCGAAGCGAGGTACAATGCGATAAACGACCAGTATGAAGAGGTTAAGCGGCAGTTTATGCTTTTCAAGACGAGATTTCTTAATTTTCTCCAGTCACAGATCGACCTGATCAATGCCATAGTTATCGAAGAAGAAGATTTGGAAAAACAACCTGACAAAGCGGAGGAGTACATAGAGCAGGCGGCAGCGGGCCGGGATTTCGAAAATGAGGAAACCGAAGAGGAGGGGACCATTAGAGATAAGGTAGCCAAGTTAAGGAGTGATGCTGAAAATGACGACCGGGGGAAAGAGACTGTCGGTAGTGGGGATAATAGTGTTTGA
- a CDS encoding YggS family pyridoxal phosphate-dependent enzyme codes for MEIIQQNIEKLKLKIKHAAAKSGRSPEDIHIVAVTKTIPPETIQAAVDRGIKILGENRVQEAQQKVGLVKGDISWHMIGHLQKNKVKYAVKLFSMIQSVDSYELAAEIDKRAGMLGKVMDVLIQVNIGREKTKFGAEYEEIPELIKKVSTLAHVKVRGLMAIAPFKEDPEDVRPFFRKMRELFTKIKSQELENVEMSFLSMGMTHDFHIAIEEGSNMIRIGTGIFGPRG; via the coding sequence ATGGAAATTATTCAGCAAAACATAGAAAAATTGAAACTAAAAATCAAACACGCGGCCGCAAAATCGGGCAGAAGTCCGGAAGATATACACATAGTGGCGGTAACCAAAACCATCCCACCTGAAACGATCCAGGCGGCCGTTGACCGCGGGATAAAGATCCTGGGAGAAAACCGGGTGCAGGAGGCTCAGCAAAAGGTAGGGCTGGTAAAAGGAGATATCAGCTGGCACATGATAGGTCATTTGCAGAAAAATAAGGTGAAATATGCAGTAAAGCTGTTTTCAATGATCCAATCGGTGGACAGTTACGAGCTGGCTGCAGAAATAGATAAAAGAGCAGGAATGTTGGGTAAGGTTATGGATGTGCTGATTCAAGTGAATATCGGAAGGGAAAAAACCAAATTCGGTGCAGAATATGAAGAAATTCCGGAACTGATAAAGAAGGTTTCAACCCTTGCCCATGTTAAGGTCAGAGGTTTGATGGCAATTGCGCCTTTTAAAGAAGACCCCGAAGACGTAAGACCGTTTTTCAGAAAAATGCGCGAATTATTTACGAAGATAAAAAGTCAGGAGCTGGAAAACGTCGAAATGAGTTTTTTGTCCATGGGGATGACGCATGATTTCCATATAGCTATTGAAGAGGGGTCAAACATGATAAGAATAGGGACCGGAATTTTTGGACCAAGAGGCTAA
- a CDS encoding YggT family protein: protein MTELFFRFVEFLIIIRVFMTWIPGTIYSPVYRFIYRVTEPILEPFRRLTFRFFPPAGGVYLDFSPFIALFFLDMIQRLITSLMIQMIY, encoded by the coding sequence GTGACGGAGTTATTTTTTAGATTTGTGGAATTTTTAATCATCATCAGGGTTTTTATGACGTGGATACCTGGAACAATTTATTCGCCCGTATATAGGTTTATTTACCGGGTGACCGAACCCATCCTTGAGCCTTTCAGGAGATTGACCTTTAGATTTTTCCCTCCGGCCGGAGGGGTTTATCTAGATTTTTCGCCCTTCATAGCTCTTTTTTTCCTGGATATGATTCAGAGACTAATCACTAGCCTTATGATTCAAATGATATATTGA
- a CDS encoding cell division protein SepF — MANNKLFNKILYFLGIEDEDHDHENPPVLQPEESLHIPVRPEKGRIINIHQMPKNKVVVFKPSNFDEVRVITEELKNRRAVIVNLESLDKETARRILDFLSGSVFALDGTVKKVGSGTFVFAPNNVDISGLNMEDGETSKDKPLFTVR, encoded by the coding sequence ATGGCCAACAACAAACTGTTCAACAAAATACTTTATTTTCTTGGAATCGAGGACGAAGACCACGACCACGAAAACCCTCCGGTACTTCAACCTGAGGAATCCCTCCATATACCTGTAAGGCCCGAAAAAGGCAGAATCATTAATATTCATCAGATGCCGAAAAACAAGGTAGTGGTCTTTAAACCTTCAAACTTTGACGAAGTAAGGGTAATTACAGAAGAACTGAAAAACCGCAGGGCGGTTATAGTCAATCTGGAGAGTCTGGATAAGGAGACAGCAAGGCGCATTCTGGATTTTTTAAGCGGCAGTGTTTTTGCTTTGGACGGCACTGTCAAAAAGGTCGGAAGCGGTACTTTTGTTTTTGCGCCAAATAACGTGGACATATCAGGCCTCAATATGGAGGATGGCGAAACCAGCAAAGATAAGCCGCTTTTTACGGTGCGGTGA
- a CDS encoding HlyD family efflux transporter periplasmic adaptor subunit yields the protein MRKGTGAKVVNFKPKKKKQKSRLILPLLSGLFLFLILFLRGSAKDIYIAREEKVEEFFTSGALIVKNEKVINSPASGRLEVLVKAGERVRVNSPLFKVVTDEERKMLLEKDLGELQEKLNKLKEQSESTLTIQILNKSIQDVQKRIGEARSKGQAEKVAVLEKELSRLKGEKQKAVAESNEAIKVLEKSLENQKKKLEEVEPVVLSPVAGIVSFNIDGYEDLLRPEGLKCLKSEEIKGVVSRQESAALSQNVKVNQAVLKIVDNFSLYVIAPILEGDIQPGRVYKLRFPQLNIELKADLIETCEDEQTGVFFIKEAPMELLDLRKVNVEIITRVHRGIGVPNSAIVKSNGQEGVFLYNKGRSVFRPVRVVARDDKKTIVEGLTAGDRVLIKRGFQWKLFSKT from the coding sequence ATGAGGAAGGGGACCGGTGCAAAGGTCGTAAATTTCAAACCGAAGAAAAAGAAACAAAAATCGCGCTTGATCCTCCCTTTATTATCGGGGCTTTTTCTCTTTTTAATTCTTTTTCTGCGAGGTTCCGCAAAAGACATATACATAGCTCGAGAAGAGAAAGTAGAAGAGTTTTTTACTTCGGGAGCACTGATAGTAAAAAACGAAAAGGTTATAAATTCCCCTGCCAGCGGCAGGCTTGAAGTTCTTGTTAAAGCCGGAGAAAGGGTAAGGGTAAATTCGCCGCTTTTTAAAGTTGTGACAGATGAGGAACGTAAAATGCTCCTGGAAAAAGACTTAGGCGAACTTCAAGAAAAATTGAATAAGTTGAAAGAGCAGAGCGAAAGTACGCTGACAATTCAGATATTGAACAAATCCATTCAAGATGTACAAAAAAGGATCGGGGAAGCAAGGTCTAAAGGTCAGGCAGAAAAGGTAGCGGTGCTGGAAAAGGAATTATCGCGGTTGAAGGGCGAGAAACAGAAGGCCGTAGCGGAGAGCAACGAAGCCATTAAAGTTTTAGAAAAAAGCCTGGAAAATCAGAAAAAAAAACTTGAGGAAGTGGAACCGGTTGTTCTCTCTCCGGTGGCAGGAATAGTAAGTTTTAACATAGACGGTTACGAAGACCTTCTCCGGCCTGAGGGATTAAAGTGCTTGAAATCTGAGGAGATAAAGGGTGTCGTCTCAAGACAGGAAAGTGCTGCGCTTTCCCAAAACGTGAAGGTTAACCAAGCCGTGCTTAAGATCGTGGATAATTTTTCCCTATACGTTATTGCTCCAATACTGGAAGGTGATATTCAGCCCGGCAGGGTATACAAATTAAGATTTCCCCAACTCAACATAGAACTTAAAGCAGATCTGATTGAAACATGTGAGGACGAACAGACGGGTGTATTCTTCATCAAAGAAGCCCCCATGGAGTTGCTGGACCTCAGAAAGGTCAATGTTGAAATCATCACGCGGGTACATCGCGGTATAGGAGTACCAAATTCAGCGATCGTAAAATCAAACGGCCAGGAAGGTGTATTCTTGTACAATAAAGGTAGGTCCGTTTTCAGACCCGTCCGCGTGGTAGCCCGGGACGATAAGAAAACCATAGTAGAAGGCCTAACGGCCGGCGATAGGGTTTTAATAAAGAGGGGATTTCAATGGAAATTATTCAGCAAAACATAG
- a CDS encoding MATE family efflux transporter encodes MIVLGGGLSDLKDERVRRLRPTVFFPNLDDEVKEVLRKTWVLAWPVLIEQALAMISQVADMAMVGRLGAEAVAAIGLSMQPFFLLNAIFMGISVGTTALSARAAGSKDLEKAGKVIGQSIIVAFFAGLIISYLGYVNSYKIMIYMGAEPSVRLLGSNYLRAMMPGMLFLFVFSVAAGGLRGSGDTRTPMVVNAVINILHIFTNYVFIFGKFGFPRLEVVGAGISSSLSRLGAAAALIYVLSKQDNRLFVNWKKVIKEFDWPLFSSMLRIGLPAAVERILISTGQIVYTRQVAGLGTGAYAAHSISLNVESLSYMPGIGFATAATAMVGQRLGAGDAKGAQKSAGISLLFAMAIMGIMGLMFFSFPVMFLRIFTDDPEIIARATVLLRIVAFTQIPECVGMVIPGALRGAGDTRITVYITILGMWMIRLGFTFIFLNYFDMGLVGAWIAMFLDWTVRSLLYWIRFKSGNWKSIKI; translated from the coding sequence GTGATCGTTTTGGGAGGGGGATTATCAGACTTAAAAGATGAGCGGGTTCGACGATTACGGCCGACCGTTTTTTTCCCGAACCTGGATGATGAAGTAAAAGAGGTACTGAGAAAAACATGGGTGCTGGCCTGGCCGGTTCTTATAGAACAAGCCCTGGCGATGATCAGTCAGGTCGCCGATATGGCCATGGTCGGAAGGCTCGGAGCCGAGGCGGTGGCGGCGATCGGGCTCAGCATGCAACCTTTTTTTCTTTTGAACGCTATTTTTATGGGAATTTCGGTTGGCACAACGGCGTTGTCGGCAAGGGCAGCTGGGTCCAAAGACCTGGAAAAAGCGGGGAAAGTCATCGGGCAGTCTATTATAGTCGCTTTTTTTGCCGGCCTCATAATCAGTTACCTGGGTTACGTTAATTCCTACAAAATAATGATATACATGGGTGCGGAGCCATCGGTAAGACTCTTGGGGAGCAATTACCTTCGAGCGATGATGCCGGGCATGCTGTTTTTGTTTGTTTTCTCCGTAGCAGCGGGAGGGCTGAGAGGTTCAGGAGATACCCGAACTCCCATGGTGGTCAATGCGGTCATAAATATATTACATATCTTCACTAATTACGTGTTTATTTTTGGCAAGTTCGGATTTCCCAGGTTGGAAGTAGTAGGAGCCGGAATTTCGTCCTCGCTATCGCGTTTAGGGGCTGCAGCGGCGTTAATTTACGTTTTATCTAAGCAAGACAACCGCCTTTTTGTAAACTGGAAGAAAGTAATTAAAGAATTTGATTGGCCGTTATTTTCAAGTATGCTCCGGATAGGGTTGCCGGCGGCTGTAGAGAGGATTCTCATTTCTACCGGTCAGATAGTTTATACCAGACAGGTTGCCGGCCTTGGAACCGGGGCGTATGCGGCCCATTCCATAAGTCTTAATGTGGAATCCCTGTCGTATATGCCAGGCATCGGTTTTGCAACCGCAGCCACTGCTATGGTAGGGCAGCGTTTGGGCGCCGGTGATGCCAAGGGTGCGCAAAAAAGCGCCGGTATATCCTTACTTTTTGCCATGGCAATTATGGGTATAATGGGATTGATGTTTTTTTCATTTCCCGTTATGTTCTTAAGAATTTTCACCGATGATCCCGAGATAATTGCCAGGGCGACCGTGCTTTTGCGCATTGTCGCTTTTACGCAGATACCCGAATGCGTGGGTATGGTTATACCGGGAGCCCTCAGAGGAGCCGGCGATACAAGGATTACCGTTTATATTACTATTCTTGGAATGTGGATGATCAGGCTGGGATTTACTTTCATTTTTTTGAATTACTTCGATATGGGCCTTGTTGGCGCCTGGATTGCTATGTTCCTTGACTGGACTGTCAGGTCGTTGCTGTACTGGATCAGGTTTAAAAGCGGTAACTGGAAGAGTATTAAAATTTGA